Genomic DNA from Paenibacillus donghaensis:
TCCTCAGATGATGAGGATAACCGTTTTTTAGGCACTTTTTACACTTCAGCCTTCCGGTGGCGGTCGCGGTATTCCTTCGGCGACATTCCCGTCTGCTTCTGGAACACCTTGGTGAAATAGCGCCGTTCCTGATAGCCGATCCCGGCACCGATCACAGCAATGCTCTTGCCTGTGCTCTCCAGCATGAACTTGGCCGCTTCGATCCGCTGCAGAGTCACATATTCCACGAAGGTCATCGCGAAGCGGTTCTTGAACAGCAGGCAGAAATAGCTGCTGCTGATACCGATCCGGCTGGCTACCTCTTCAATGCCAATATCCGTATTCAGCCGCTCCGTTATATACTGCACAGCCAGGCTCATCAGCTGGTCCGGTGTTTTTTTGGCAGAACCGGTCTCGGCAGCAGGCGTCTCCTGGAACAACGGAATGCTGTTGTATAACTTGTCTTTGAATTGTCTGCTGAGAATCTTGACGCCGATCTCCCGCACTTTCCGTCCCAGGTCCTCGTAGTGGATCGGCTTGCAGATATATTCCTTCACGCCCAGCCGGATCGCTTCCTGCGCGTAGTCGAACTCCTGGTAGCCGCTGAGAAGCAGCACCTCGCTCTCTAGCCCCATCTCCCGCAGCTTGCTGATGAAAGTCAATCCGTCCATCACCGGCATGCGGATATCACACAACACCAGATCAGGCCGCTGCTCCTCCGCGATACGCAAGGCCTCCATGCCGCTGCGCGCCATGCCTGCCACGGTCATCCCCATCTCCTCCCAAGGCAGCACCCGGTTTAGATTGTTCAGAATCGGGGCTTCATCGTCCACTAATAATACCTTTAGCATAATGATCTTCCCCCTGCTCGTATTTAGGCATGACGCATTGAATCGTGGTTCCCTCGCCTGGGCTTGCACAGATAAAGATGCCGTACCGTTCGCCGTATTCGATGCGGATCCGGTCCGCCACACTGCGGATGCCGAGTCCGCGGCGTTCCGGGTGCTCCCGGCTGTCCCGCTCATTGCCGCTCTGCTCATCCACCGGATCATTGACCATGTATTGGAACACAACCAATTGCTCGCCCGTCATTCCAATTCCGTTATCCTCAATCCGCAGGATCAGGTTGCCCCGCTCCTCCCAGCCACGGATAAGAATCCGGCCCTTGTAGCCTATGCCTTCGAAGCCATGCTGAATGCTGTTCTCCACCAGCGGCTGGAGCGTAAGCTTCATTACTCCGCAGCTCATCAGCTGCTCAGGGATATCAATCTCATAATCGAACAGGTCCTCGAACCGGAACTTCTGGATATCGAGATAATTCCTCAGGTGGGTAATCTCCTCTTCCAGCGTGATCTCATCCCGGTCCTGAATGCTGATCCGCAGAATGCCCGCCAGCCGGTAGACCATCTTGCTGACCTTGCGGCCTTCGTTCTGCACAGCGAGCACGTTGATCGATTCGAGCGTATTGAACAGAAAATGCGGTTTGATCTGGGCCTGCAGCACCCGCATTTCCGCCTGGTTCTTGCGACGTTGTTCCAGCTGGACGCGGTGAAACAGCACGTTGATTTTGTCCATCAGATCATTGAACCCCTTGGCCAGCAGCGTCAGCTCGTCCGTGCCCTTCTCTTCCACGCGTGTGGTGAGATCACCATCCTCCACCCGGCGCATGAACCGCACAATGACAGCAATCCCTCCGGCAATCCGGTTCATAAAAAACAGATTGAAGACTACAGCCGCAGCCAGACACAGCAGGATTACCACCACAAACCAGCGGGCAAACACAGTCACTTCCC
This window encodes:
- a CDS encoding response regulator transcription factor; translation: MLKVLLVDDEAPILNNLNRVLPWEEMGMTVAGMARSGMEALRIAEEQRPDLVLCDIRMPVMDGLTFISKLREMGLESEVLLLSGYQEFDYAQEAIRLGVKEYICKPIHYEDLGRKVREIGVKILSRQFKDKLYNSIPLFQETPAAETGSAKKTPDQLMSLAVQYITERLNTDIGIEEVASRIGISSSYFCLLFKNRFAMTFVEYVTLQRIEAAKFMLESTGKSIAVIGAGIGYQERRYFTKVFQKQTGMSPKEYRDRHRKAEV
- a CDS encoding cache domain-containing sensor histidine kinase, with amino-acid sequence MNLRYKLFTAFLGLIIIPLFILGMIMFFVTYHSIEKKYSQQSEYSLKAISYSISNVLKDMDNVTDNGIATSVFHMALSADDPSKQDLTDAEQLSLNASQRNFRSLLYNHPSISYAFLYNFNGKGSSEIVSVFNKENFRTLPYDKFKQSDLYKQVMELNGVPKWVAPHEYPELTGTEPVFTQIRLVKELSFFQNIGILVVQIKNWEFESIFRNLKIGDSNQDVSFMLVNDDGMIMFDPDSKLDGQHFSSFTSREVNFKPGFQSFRTEFNGDKSILSVYHLKNYPWSLISVTSWGTLSREVTVFARWFVVVILLCLAAAVVFNLFFMNRIAGGIAVIVRFMRRVEDGDLTTRVEEKGTDELTLLAKGFNDLMDKINVLFHRVQLEQRRKNQAEMRVLQAQIKPHFLFNTLESINVLAVQNEGRKVSKMVYRLAGILRISIQDRDEITLEEEITHLRNYLDIQKFRFEDLFDYEIDIPEQLMSCGVMKLTLQPLVENSIQHGFEGIGYKGRILIRGWEERGNLILRIEDNGIGMTGEQLVVFQYMVNDPVDEQSGNERDSREHPERRGLGIRSVADRIRIEYGERYGIFICASPGEGTTIQCVMPKYEQGEDHYAKGIISGR